From Pseudorca crassidens isolate mPseCra1 chromosome 15, mPseCra1.hap1, whole genome shotgun sequence, one genomic window encodes:
- the PTX4 gene encoding LOW QUALITY PROTEIN: pentraxin-4 (The sequence of the model RefSeq protein was modified relative to this genomic sequence to represent the inferred CDS: inserted 1 base in 1 codon; deleted 2 bases in 1 codon), protein MGCLGRKTLPFFLIFVPIYLCGALLQETAPERQRKPFLERLCRLEAQFWRFQEATLKHLQGIASNYNLSFIMEAWFWSLAHESQAVALALSQLQAAVQGDLGHLKTWVWKTQCRGQKVDNRLLALGAALSERSKQRAQERKGQEEQRNALLLALDVRAVHGMLARLMPLVQSQGARLAAFKGRLQVASPGTAALRVTPAPPRPSSPSSPQLQASSPLQEDFSPGLAEKTLLYTPQNPPSKKGTVQVMTCLQGWWGPKDVLSRSQQEPSLQGPGLHPMGSVPTNGGPPAFAKPVLLCHLSSPVCNVGPALIFPNASTVNVIFFXPGFFTGLRALSVCSWVCTALGHLGTLLSYTSKENDKLVLHGRDSLPPGSIHSVIGDPAFRELPLQPLPDSCWHHVCVIWTSILGLGRYWLHMGRRLVATGSRFGEGYEIPPGGSLMLGQEHESIGGGFDGPEAFVGSLAGLAIWHWVLVPREVSNLATGKEFLMGAILTLANAASVDRFVQRVNCTCLQLCS, encoded by the exons ATGGGCTGCCTGGGGAGGAAAACCCTgcctttcttcctcatttttgtgCCCATATATCTATGTGGGGCTTTGTTGCAAGAAACCGCACCTGAGAGGCAAAGAAAACCATTCCTTGAGAGGCTCTGTAGACTAGAAGCACAG TTTTGGAGGTTCCAAGAGGCAACCCTAAAGCACCTGCAGGGCATCGCCAGCAACTACAACCTGTCCTTCATCATGGAGGCCTGGTTCTGGAGCCTGGCCCACGAGAGCCAGGCCGTGGCCCTGGCACTCAGCCAGCTGCAGGCCGCCGTGCAGGGCGACCTGGGCCACCTCAAGACCTGGGTGTGGAAGACTCAGTGCAGAGGCCAGAAGGTGGACAACAGGCTGCTGGCCTTGGGCGCCGCCCTGAGTGAGAGGAGCAAGCAGCGCGcccaggagaggaaggggcaggaggaGCAGAGGAACGCCCTC TTGCTGGCCCTGGACGTGCGGGCCGTGCACGGCATGCTGGCTCGCCTGATGCCCCTCGTCCAGAGCCAGGGCGCCAGGCTGGCAGCTTTCAAGGGGCGGCTGCAAGTAGCCAGCCCTGGCACCGCCGCCCTGCGCGTGACCCCGGCCCCACCTAGACCATCGAGCCCAAGCTCCCCACAgctgcag GCCTCCAGTCCCCTCCAGGAGGACTTCTCCCCAGGCTTAGCGGAGAAGACACTGCTTTACACCCCACAAAACCCGCCCTCAAAGAAAGGAACCGTCCAGGTGATGACCTGCCTGCAG GGCTGGTGGGGTCCCAAGGACGTCCTCAGCCGTAGCCAGCAGGAACCATCTCTGCAGGGCCCTGGCCTGCATCCCATGGGGTCTGTGCCCACCAATGGAGGCCCCCCGGCCTTTGCAAAGCCGGTTCTGCTTTGCCACCTCTCATCTCCAG TTTGCAACGTGGGCCCTGCACTCATCTTTCCGAACGCGTCCACTGTGAATGTGATCTTCT CGCCCGGCTTCTTCACTGGCCTACGGGCCCTGTCTGTCTGCAGCTGGGTCTGCACAGCCTTGGGCCACCTGGGCACCCTCCTCTCGTACACCAGCAAAGAAAATGACAAGCTGGTTCTGCATGGCCGAGACTCCCTGCCCCCCGGCTCCATCCACTCTGTGATTGGAGACCCGGCCTTCAGGGAGCTGCCCCTCCAGCCACTGCCAGACAGCTGTTGGCACCATGTGTGTGTCATCTGGACGTCCATTCTGGGCCTGGGCAGGTACTGGCTCCACATGGGCCGAAGGCTAGTGGCCACTGGCTCCCGCTTTGGGGAAGGCTATGAGATTCCTCCGGGGGGCTCCCTCATGCTAGGCCAGGAGCACGAGAGCATTGGGGGCGGGTTTGATGGCCCTGAGGCCTTTGTGGGGAGCCTAGCAGGCCTGGCCATATGGCACTGGGTGCTGGTCCCCAGGGAGGTCTCAAACCTGGCCACTGGGAAGGAGTTCCTGATGGGTGCCATCCTAACACTGGCCAACGCCGCATCGGTAGACAGATTCGTGCAAAGGGTGAACTGCACCTGCCTACAGCTCTGTTCCTGA